The window TCTGGCGGGCAGGCCCGCTCTGCGCTAAGCCACGCGCCATGACGCGAATTCTCTTCATCACAGCGACGCGTATTGGCGACGCCATCCTCTCCAGCGGCCTGCTGGACCATGTGCTGCGCACCCATCCTGATCCGCGCGTGACGATTGCCTGCGGGCCGCTGGCCGCGCCGCTTTTCCGCGCCGTGCCGGGGCTGGAGCGCGTCATCGTGATGACCAAGAAGAAGGGCGGCGGCCACTGGTTCGATCTGTGGCGGCAGACCGTGACACAACGCTGGGACATCGTGATCGATCTGCGCGAGAGCGCGACGAGCTGGTTCCTGCTCGCGGGCAAGCGCCATGTGAAGCGCAACTGGCCGGGCGATGGCGCGCCGGTTCACCGGGTCGAGGAGGCGGCGGCCTTTCTGGGCATATCGCCCGCGCCCTCGCCCGTGCTCTGGCTGGATGATCTGGCGCGCGCGCGTGCTCGCGCCCTGATGCCCGATGCGCCGGTACTGGCGCTGGCACCCGCCGCCGCTGCGCGCTTCAAGGAATGGGCGCCGGAGCGCTTTGCCGGGCTGGCCCTGGCCCTCACGGGTCCCGATGGCGCGCTGGCGGGCGCGCATGTCGCCATTTTCGGTGGACCGGGCGATAAAGCCACCGCGCGCGCCGTCACCTCGCAGCTGGACCCTGAGCGCACGCACGACTTTACCGGCCAGCTTGATGTGCTGGAAGCGGGTGCCTGCCTTTCCCGCGCGGCCTTGTTCGTGGGCAATGATAGCGGGCTGATGCACATGGC is drawn from Glycocaulis alkaliphilus and contains these coding sequences:
- a CDS encoding glycosyltransferase family 9 protein, whose protein sequence is MTRILFITATRIGDAILSSGLLDHVLRTHPDPRVTIACGPLAAPLFRAVPGLERVIVMTKKKGGGHWFDLWRQTVTQRWDIVIDLRESATSWFLLAGKRHVKRNWPGDGAPVHRVEEAAAFLGISPAPSPVLWLDDLARARARALMPDAPVLALAPAAAARFKEWAPERFAGLALALTGPDGALAGAHVAIFGGPGDKATARAVTSQLDPERTHDFTGQLDVLEAGACLSRAALFVGNDSGLMHMAAAAGTPTLGLFGPTDERVYGPWGRQTATVRAGGQADERTRDRLKTSETGLLADLELAPVLAAADNLIRQESAA